The following are from one region of the Stanieria cyanosphaera PCC 7437 genome:
- a CDS encoding HEAT repeat domain-containing protein: MDKRFFNIFNLTEDQAIALLKKPLAELEDQSERYVAASHLINFPTSRAINALIETIQDPNPELYHRIARRKAVESLGRLKAKEALPIIQACLADEDAYTVENAVWAIGEIGTEERSILAEIANLLDKPGQNYRLIIQTLAKFNYQPALAKIQSLTDSEDEPTASTAIATVARLTGDYSKIGRVVEFLQHSSVNARRACIQDLIDAKYYPALKDIAKCPVSIVFRLRGIRLLAEKGIAEGEINFTQVEPSLDQVIRDRPQDLEMVHEYDQKPSLEFLIRELYHTDFGRCYLASQTLLEEYPQEAPEALMETYQAEAYNDYGAHYHVIKLFGWLQYQPAKEIIIEALHNNQPQFQKSRAAAAIAIAHLGATETIPLLKNALTTSIFDLKYACLLALEQLGDYSSCQVATEDADLLIKTKANQIASINN; encoded by the coding sequence ATGGACAAAAGATTTTTTAATATATTTAATTTAACCGAAGACCAAGCGATCGCGTTATTAAAAAAGCCTTTAGCTGAATTAGAAGATCAATCGGAGCGTTATGTGGCTGCTTCTCATTTGATTAATTTTCCTACTTCTCGCGCTATTAATGCTTTAATTGAAACAATTCAAGACCCTAATCCCGAACTATATCATCGGATTGCTAGGCGTAAAGCTGTAGAGAGTTTGGGCAGATTAAAAGCGAAAGAAGCTTTACCTATTATTCAAGCTTGTTTAGCTGATGAGGATGCTTACACTGTCGAAAATGCTGTCTGGGCAATTGGGGAAATTGGAACTGAGGAGCGTTCTATTTTGGCAGAAATAGCTAATTTATTGGATAAACCAGGACAAAATTACCGTTTAATTATTCAAACTTTAGCTAAATTTAACTATCAACCTGCCTTAGCTAAAATTCAATCCTTAACCGATTCTGAAGATGAACCAACTGCCAGTACCGCGATCGCAACTGTGGCTCGTTTAACAGGCGATTATAGTAAAATCGGGCGAGTAGTTGAGTTTTTACAACATTCTAGTGTTAATGCTAGACGCGCTTGTATTCAAGATTTAATCGATGCCAAATATTATCCTGCCCTTAAGGATATAGCTAAATGTCCTGTTTCCATCGTGTTTCGTCTGCGGGGAATAAGATTGTTAGCAGAGAAAGGAATAGCTGAGGGGGAAATTAATTTTACTCAAGTTGAACCTAGTTTAGATCAAGTCATACGCGATCGTCCTCAAGACTTAGAAATGGTACATGAATACGACCAAAAACCGAGTTTAGAATTTCTCATTCGCGAACTTTATCATACTGATTTTGGACGTTGTTATTTAGCTAGTCAAACTTTACTAGAAGAATATCCTCAAGAAGCACCCGAAGCCTTAATGGAAACATATCAAGCCGAAGCTTATAATGATTATGGAGCGCATTATCATGTCATTAAACTCTTCGGTTGGCTTCAATATCAACCCGCCAAAGAAATTATTATTGAAGCTTTACACAACAATCAACCCCAGTTTCAAAAATCTCGGGCAGCAGCAGCGATCGCCATAGCACATTTAGGTGCTACTGAAACAATTCCTTTACTAAAAAATGCTCTTACTACTTCTATTTTCGATCTTAAATACGCTTGTTTATTAGCCTTAGAACAATTAGGAGATTATTCTAGTTGCCAAGTAGCTACCGAAGATGCAGACTTATTAATTAAAACTAAAGCCAATCAAATAGCTAGCATTAACAATTAA
- the ilvB gene encoding biosynthetic-type acetolactate synthase large subunit → MVSISVPQSPHSTNIPQRRTGAYALIDSLCRHGVKHIFGYPGGAILPIYDELYRAEARGDIQHILVRHEQGASHAADGYARATGKIGVCFGTSGPGATNLVTGIATAHMDSIPLLVITGQVALSAIGTDAFQETDIYGITLPIVKHSYVVRQPQDMARIVAEAVHIATSGRPGPVLIDVPKDVGLEEFDYIPVEPGQVKLPGYRPTVKGNPRQISAAIELIEAAEKPLLYVGGGAIAADAHSQIQELAERFQIPVTTTLMGIGSFDEHHPLALSMLGMHGTAYANFAVSECDLLIAVGARFDDRVTGKLDEFASRAKVIHIDIDPAEVGKNRTPEVPIVGDVRQVLEQILQRVRELNLPTNTEQTKAWLERINRWREDYPLEVPRHKDSLSPQEVIVEIGSQAPHAYYTTDVGQHQMWSAQFLKNGPRRWISSAGLGTMGYGMPAAMGAKVALPDEEVICISGDASFQMNLQELGTLAQYGINVKTVIINNGWQGMVRQWQQAFYGERYSCSNMEVGMPDFEILAKAYGIKGMVVQNREQLRDAIAEMIAHQGPVLVDVRVRRDENCYPMVAPGKSNAQMLGLPQRNKLDQAIELIYCSNCGAKNPGTNHFCPECGTKL, encoded by the coding sequence GTGGTTTCAATAAGCGTTCCTCAAAGCCCACACTCTACTAACATTCCCCAACGTCGTACTGGAGCTTATGCTCTGATTGATAGTCTCTGTCGTCACGGCGTTAAGCATATTTTTGGCTATCCTGGGGGTGCAATTCTACCTATCTACGACGAATTGTATCGTGCTGAAGCCAGGGGAGACATTCAGCATATCTTGGTCAGACACGAACAAGGTGCATCTCATGCAGCCGATGGTTATGCTCGTGCTACTGGTAAAATAGGTGTTTGCTTCGGTACTTCTGGGCCAGGTGCAACTAACCTGGTGACAGGGATTGCTACGGCGCACATGGACTCAATTCCTTTATTAGTTATAACTGGACAAGTCGCCCTTAGTGCGATTGGTACTGATGCCTTTCAAGAAACGGATATTTATGGCATTACCTTACCGATAGTTAAACATTCTTATGTGGTTCGGCAACCTCAAGATATGGCAAGAATTGTCGCAGAGGCTGTTCATATCGCCACAAGCGGTCGTCCGGGACCAGTATTGATTGATGTACCAAAAGATGTCGGTTTAGAAGAATTTGATTATATTCCCGTTGAACCAGGACAGGTAAAATTACCAGGTTATCGTCCTACTGTCAAAGGTAATCCTCGTCAGATTAGTGCAGCTATCGAATTAATTGAAGCAGCAGAAAAACCTTTACTGTACGTTGGTGGTGGTGCGATCGCAGCAGATGCCCATAGTCAAATTCAGGAATTAGCCGAACGTTTTCAAATCCCAGTTACTACAACTTTAATGGGAATTGGGTCTTTTGATGAACACCATCCTCTGGCACTGTCAATGTTGGGGATGCACGGTACTGCTTATGCTAACTTTGCTGTTAGTGAATGTGACTTGTTGATTGCAGTTGGGGCAAGATTTGATGACCGCGTAACAGGGAAATTAGATGAGTTTGCTTCCCGCGCTAAAGTAATTCACATCGATATTGATCCTGCCGAAGTAGGTAAAAACCGTACTCCCGAAGTACCCATTGTCGGTGATGTACGTCAGGTACTAGAACAAATTTTGCAGAGGGTTAGAGAATTAAATCTTCCTACTAACACTGAACAAACCAAAGCTTGGTTAGAAAGAATTAATCGTTGGCGTGAGGATTATCCTTTGGAAGTGCCTCGTCACAAAGATAGTTTATCTCCCCAAGAAGTAATTGTTGAGATTGGTAGTCAAGCACCCCATGCCTATTACACTACTGATGTTGGACAACACCAGATGTGGTCTGCACAATTTTTGAAAAATGGCCCTCGTCGTTGGATTTCTAGCGCAGGTTTAGGCACAATGGGTTATGGAATGCCTGCTGCAATGGGAGCAAAAGTTGCCTTACCTGATGAAGAAGTAATCTGTATTAGTGGTGATGCGAGTTTCCAGATGAATTTGCAAGAATTGGGAACTTTGGCGCAATACGGTATCAATGTCAAAACTGTAATTATTAACAACGGTTGGCAAGGCATGGTGCGTCAGTGGCAGCAAGCTTTCTACGGAGAACGTTATTCTTGTTCCAATATGGAAGTCGGAATGCCTGACTTTGAAATCTTAGCTAAAGCTTATGGTATTAAAGGCATGGTAGTTCAAAACCGTGAGCAACTAAGGGATGCGATCGCAGAAATGATTGCCCATCAAGGACCAGTTTTAGTTGATGTACGAGTTAGAAGAGATGAAAACTGTTATCCAATGGTTGCGCCTGGCAAGAGTAATGCTCAAATGCTTGGTTTACCTCAAAGAAATAAATTAGACCAAGCGATCGAGTTAATTTACTGTAGTAATTGTGGAGCAAAAAATCCTGGTACTAATCATTTCTGTCCTGAATGTGGTACTAAGCTTTAA
- a CDS encoding prephenate/arogenate dehydrogenase: MKIGIVGLGLIGGSLGIDLRTQGHQILGVSRKETTCLIAVEKGVVDQASTDLKLLSQAEIIFVCTPIATIISTVKELIPYLNPNAVVTDVGSVKGAIAKPCSQLWSNFVGGHPMAGTSEQGIDAAVANLFEGAAYVFTPTAQTRATAVEKLTQIAQSLGANTYICSPEEHDRAVALISHLPVMISTSLIAACLGEEEVKVLELAQQLASSGFRDTSRVGGGNPELGLMMAQYNRLELLRSLYQYRHSLDGIIKIIEQENWENLEQILATNQQTRPQFLN, encoded by the coding sequence ATGAAAATTGGGATTGTTGGTTTGGGTTTGATTGGTGGTTCTTTGGGGATAGATTTACGAACTCAAGGACATCAGATTTTAGGAGTATCTAGAAAGGAAACTACTTGTTTGATTGCCGTAGAAAAAGGTGTTGTCGACCAAGCTAGTACAGATTTGAAACTTTTATCTCAAGCAGAAATCATTTTTGTATGTACACCAATCGCTACAATCATCTCTACTGTCAAAGAACTTATTCCTTATCTTAATCCCAATGCGGTCGTTACTGATGTTGGTTCTGTCAAAGGTGCGATCGCAAAACCTTGTTCTCAGTTATGGTCTAATTTTGTTGGTGGACATCCTATGGCAGGAACAAGCGAACAGGGAATTGATGCAGCAGTAGCTAATTTGTTTGAAGGGGCAGCTTATGTTTTTACTCCTACCGCCCAAACTAGAGCAACCGCAGTAGAAAAATTAACCCAAATTGCTCAATCTCTGGGAGCAAATACTTATATCTGTTCTCCCGAAGAACATGACCGCGCTGTTGCTTTAATTTCTCATTTACCTGTGATGATCAGTACTAGTTTGATTGCTGCTTGTTTAGGGGAAGAGGAGGTAAAAGTATTAGAATTAGCTCAACAATTAGCAAGTTCTGGTTTTCGTGATACCAGTCGAGTTGGTGGTGGTAATCCTGAATTGGGTCTGATGATGGCACAATATAATCGTTTAGAATTACTGCGATCGCTTTATCAGTATCGTCATAGTTTAGACGGAATAATTAAAATCATTGAACAAGAAAATTGGGAAAATTTAGAGCAAATTTTGGCAACGAATCAACAAACTAGACCTCAATTTTTGAATTAA
- a CDS encoding ion transporter, with product MLLLRKKIALYFDKVETTTGLVINLLILGLILLSSLIFILETYPLAPNIIVKLDWLDTIILIIFTIEYILRFWTAENRYKFFFSFFSLIDFISILPLLIEWIDFRFFRIFRWFRIIRIIRFWHIGFKILGIKAEDNVIYTRIFLTVFCLLFVYAGLIYQIEHQVNSGSFKNFFDAFYFVVVTMTTVGYGDVTPLSDSGKAVTLLMILTGVLLIPWQFGELIKQLLKNKNLVENECSECGLYQHDSDAIFCKRCGTILKKSTEIINN from the coding sequence ATGCTTTTACTCAGGAAAAAGATTGCTCTTTATTTTGATAAGGTTGAAACTACTACAGGGTTAGTAATCAATCTACTTATTTTGGGATTAATTTTACTTTCTTCATTAATTTTTATTCTTGAAACTTATCCTCTTGCTCCTAACATCATAGTTAAGTTGGATTGGTTAGATACAATTATTTTAATTATTTTCACTATTGAATATATTTTACGGTTCTGGACTGCTGAAAATCGCTATAAATTTTTCTTCAGTTTTTTTTCTTTAATAGATTTTATTTCTATTTTACCTTTATTGATAGAATGGATAGATTTTAGATTTTTTCGTATTTTTAGATGGTTCAGAATTATTAGAATTATTCGTTTTTGGCATATAGGTTTTAAAATACTAGGTATCAAAGCTGAAGATAATGTTATTTATACTCGGATTTTTCTAACTGTTTTTTGTTTACTTTTTGTATATGCTGGTTTAATTTATCAAATAGAACACCAAGTTAATAGTGGCAGTTTCAAAAACTTTTTTGATGCTTTTTATTTTGTGGTTGTTACAATGACAACTGTAGGTTATGGTGATGTAACTCCGTTATCAGATTCGGGAAAAGCTGTAACTTTACTAATGATTTTAACAGGAGTCTTATTGATTCCTTGGCAATTTGGTGAATTAATCAAGCAACTACTCAAAAATAAAAATTTGGTAGAAAATGAATGTTCTGAATGTGGATTATATCAACATGATTCTGATGCAATTTTTTGTAAGAGATGTGGAACTATTTTGAAAAAATCAACAGAAATTATCAATAATTAA